TCGTTCTGGCACTGGACGACGATACCGGTCGGGACGTGGGTCAGACGCACGGCCGAGTCGGTCTTGTTGATGTGCTGGCCGCCAGCGCCGGAAGCGCGGTAGGTATCGGTGCGGACATCGGCCGGGTTGATGTTGATCTCGATCGAGTCATCGACTTCCGGGAAGACAAACACCGAGGTGAAGCTGGTATGGCGACGAGCAGCAGAGTCGAACGGCGACTTGCGGACCAGGCGGTGGATGCCGGTTTCGGTGCGCAGCGTGCCGTAAGCGTAGTCGCCGGTAAACTTGACGGTGGCACCCTTGATGCCGGCGACTTCACCTTCGGATTCTTCCATGACTTCCACGGTGAACCCTTTTTTCTCGCCAAATTTCAAATACATGCGCAACAGCATCGAGGCCCAGTCCTGGGCTTCCGTGCCGCCTGCGCCAGCCTGGATTTCCAGGAAGCAGGGGCTCGGGTCCATCGGGTTGTTGAACATGCGGCGGAATTCAAGGGCAGCGACCTTGGCTTCCAGCTTGGCGTTATCTGACTCGACGGAGAGCAGCGTCTCTTCGTCCCCGTCGTCCTTACCCATGTCAAACAGTTCGCGGCCATCGTCGAGGCCGGCCTGGACTTCTTCCAGCACCAGCACAATGTTTTCCAGCGTTTTTTTCTCGCGGCCGAGTTCCTGGGCGCGCTTGGCGTCGTCCCAGATCTTCGGGTCTTCCATCTCCTGCGTCAGGAGGGTCAGGCGCTCGCGTTTCTGATCGTAGTCAAAGATACCTCCGCAGTTCGGCGACGCGCTGCGCCAGATCGTCGAGCTTGTAGGAGATGCTGTTGATGTCTGGATTTTTGACCTCTGTCTCCGACTGAAACCAGGCGTCGGATCTTCGACTTTGTGTCTAAGTGTTTGATAGTGTGTCGTCATTTCTCGGGGTGGCCGGAGTGGCATGAAGTTTGCATTTATTTGTTAGTTTTGTTGTTATGGTTGGAATAAATGGCAAATGATGATCCGGATTCGGTTCTGACTCTCCAGATGAGCGCACTTCGTTGGCGGCAATGCGCCATATATTCACTAAGCGCTTCTGGCGGGGCAATGCTTGGTGCAGGGTTGGCCATTGACGGCGTTTGTCTCGCCAGCGCAATGGGGTGTGTGATGCTCATATTGTCAGCGGCCTTGCTTTTCAAAGTCCAGTATGGACTCGAGGTTGCCTTGAATCTGATTGATCGTTTTGCGCTTGATCTGGCCGCTGGGCGATTGATTACTAGAATGGATACTTCACGGTGTGGTGGGCTTGCGCCGCTGGCGGAGCGGCTGAATGGCATGGCCCGTTCGTTGTCGGGTGCGTTTCTGAATTTCGCGCGCATGTCGCAGGAAATCTCCAGCGTTGCCGGCGAGGGCAATACCAATGCCATTGGCGGGAATGATGGCGTACGTCGGCAGCGAGATATCACGCACTCTTCGTCGGCGACGCTCGAACAATTGACCGTAAGCCTCGGAATGACCAGCGAGAGCGCCCAGGGTGCTGCGCAGGTGGCTGATGCGTCGGGGCGAATGGCGCTTGCCGGCGCCGAGCAGGTAGCCGTGCTGGTTGGCGGGCTTGAAAGTCTGGTGGATCTGGTCAGACAGACGTCGGATAGTGCTGAACGCCTTGGCGTACGCTCACTTGAAATAAACGTCATTGTCGATTTGATTGCCGAGATTGCCGCCCAGACCAATTTGCTTGCCCTCAACGCCGCCATTGAGGCGGCGCGTGCGGGTGAACAAGGCCGGGGCTTCGCTGTTGTTGCCGATGAAGTACGCAAACTGGCCGAAAGAACGAGCAATGCCACGCGTGATATCGGGCAGCGAATTTTGGGCATACGTCAGGATGTCGACTGCATGCTTGACGCAATGTCGGCAACGACCACCGGCACTGCCAGTAACCTTGAGAATGCAGGCATCGCGGTCAACGAGCTGCGCCTGGTTGAAAACAATGCCCGGAAGACTCTCGAGATGATTCGGGACATTGCAGCCGCTTGCCGTGAGCAAAGCGAAGCGAGTCAGAATCTTGCCTGCAACATTGAGCAAGTGGCGCAGTTGGCTGATGACAATGAACATCTGGTCCGCGAGAACAGCGAACTTTCCCGATATTTGAATGAGTTGTCCGTTCAGTTAATCGGGAATTTACAGAAATACCAATACGAGTGACTGCCGAATGACGTGGATAATTTATCTGATGTGTCTGATCGCTTTGGTGATAGCGGGCGTGACGGTTACCATCGCAGTGCGCCATCGTCGTCTGGAGGATGCCAATTCCATGGACCAAACACTGGGGGCTTGCCAGTCCCTGCTTAAATTGACCAATCATCTGCAGCAACATCGCGGGATGAGTACGGCCTGGCTGGCTGGGGACAAGGGTTTCATACTGCGCCTGGACAGGAAGGCAGGGGAAATCGAAATTGCGATTCCCGAGTTGCGAGATGTCGCGCGGACTGAGGGCAGCAAGCCCCATCCCTGCTTTACGCTGAACGAATTGGGGCTTTTTCAGTTCAATTGGACAACCCTCAAGGAAAAGCTGCCCACACTATCGGTCGAACAGAGTATTGCTCAACACAGTTTTCTGATTGACCAGTTACTGCATTGGCTGGCTGCCATTGGCGAATCAAGGGTTGAAATGCTGCTTGGCGAGCGCTCCGGGCGAGCGCTGGTTCGGAACTACACCATACGTTTGCCGGCCTTGACCGAGTGTCTTGGTCAGGCACGGGCACTCGGCATGAGCGTTGCCACCCGTCGCGGCTGCTCGGCGGTGACACGGGTGCGCCTGATGTTCCTTGTGGCTCGCGCCGAGGCCTTGCTGAATCAGGCACTCGAGGCGGGTGGGCATGGCCAGCAAGCCGAGAAAACGATGCTTGCGGTGCAGCAGATGGCCCGGGTGATTCGCACCCGCATGTTGCTTAGTTCCGGCGTCACGGTTGCAGCCCAGGACTATTTTGAATTGGCCTCGGTCGCCATTGATCAAGTTTTTGCATGGATAGCTGACAGTGGGGTTCTGCTCAGGCAGAGTGCCGCTCAACAAGGCAATCATGCCGCTGTAGAGGTACGTCACGCTTGAGGGCGGGAGTCTTGAAATGAAGTTATTGGCTCCGGATGCGGCTCGCAAATCGGCAGATACCCTGGCGCTGTCGACGATGGAAGCGCTTTTCTCCAGTCTGGACGGCATGCTTTTCCGCTGCAAGGTGGACGAGTACTGGACGCTTCTTGCGGTCAGCGCCGGCTGCCACGGCCTGACCGGCTACCGCGCTGAGGATCTGATCGGAAATCCGGACCATTCCCTGGAGTCGTTGACCCATCCAGAGGACAGGGCTGCGGTTCGAGGAACGATATTGGCCGCCGTGGACACCGGCTCCCGTTACACCATCGAGTACCGCATCATTTGCCGTGACGGTGAGGAAAAGTGGGTACTGGAGCGCGGCGTCGGCCTGCGAAATTCCGATGGTCAACCGGAGCTAGAGGCCTATCTGGAAGATATTACCGATCGTGTCGTGGGACAGATTCATCTGGCGGAAACAGAGTTGCGTTATCGCAGCATCTTTGAGAATTCAGTGGTCGGCATGTTCCAGAGTACCGAAAATGGTCGTTATCTGGCGGCCAACCAGGCACTGGCAACCTTGTACGGTTATCCGACGCCGGAGGCGCTGATCAGCAGCCTGGCGGATATTTCCAACGGGCTGTATTCCGACCCGCGGCGCCGGGCGGATTTCAAGCGTCTGGTCCTCCGTGATGGCCGGGTGACGGACTTCGAATCAGAAATCATTTGCCATGATGGCAGCCGGATCTGGATTGCCGAAAACGCACATGCCGTCCGTTCGTCCGATGGCAGTCTGCTTTACTACGAGGGAACGGTCGAGGACATTACCGAGCGCCATCGTTATCAGAAGATTCTGCAACATCAGGCAACGCATGATCCGCTGACCGCGCTGCCCAATCGCAATCTGCTCAATGATCGCCTGGAGCAGGCTGTACGGCGGGCCCGGCGACAGGGCAACAAAGTGGCGCTCGCTTTTGTCGATCTGGACAATTTCAAAGTGATCAACGATAGCCTCGGTCATGCCGCCGGAGATTTGTTGCTGATTGAAATTTCCCAACGACTGACCTCGGCGGTGCGGGATGTAGACACCGTGGTCCGCTACGGTGGTGACGAGTTTGTGCTGATCATGGGCGATCAAACAACGATTGACGATACGACCCAACTGCTTGAACGCGTTCAGGGAGCGATCAGGGAGCCTATATCGCTGGCCGGTCATGCCGTACGCAGCGATTGCAGCATCGGGGTCAGTCTGTTTCCGGATGATGCAGAGGATCTGGATGGTTTGTTGCGCGTGGCTGATATGGCCATGTATTTTGCCAAGGAGTGTGGCAAGGGGCAGTTCCGCTTTTACACCGATGAGTTGAATAAGCAGGCGCAAGAACGCTTTGCGCTTGAGACGGACCTGCGTTACGCGATTGAAAACAGCGAACTGGGCGTGGTCTATCAGCCGAAGGTTGATACCGATGGCGTGGTTAGGGGTTTCGAGGCACTGGTTCGATGGCACAGTGGTGTACGGGGCATGGTGACACCTGACCGCTTCATTCCGCTGGCGGAGGAAACAGGACAAATTCTCGCCATTGGCGAACAGGTCCTTTATGCGGCATGCAAAACCGCGGCTCAATGGCCGATGGTTAATGGCAACGCGCTGAGTGTGGCCGTGAATCTCTCCGCCCGCCAGTTACGCGAACCGGGCTTGCTCGCCCTGGTTGCCGATGCGCTGGCGGTATCGGGTCTGAACCCGGAGTGTCTGGAGTTGGAGATCACCGAGAGCATGATCATGGGCGATGTCGAACAAACCATACGCATGCTGCAATCGATCAAGGAGCTTGGCGTGCGAATCGCCGTTGACGATTTCGGGACCGGCTATTCTTCATTGAGTTACTTGCAGCGATTACCCATTGATACCCTGAAAATCGATCGATCATTTGTCTCTGGGTGCGACAAGGGCGGGACCGAGATGGCGATTCCTCATGCCATTATCTTTATCGGCAAGGCCTTGAACCTGCACATTGTTGCCGAAGGCGTTGAAACCGAGCCCGAAAAGGAGATTCTCGCCTTGTGTGGTTGCAACGAATTTCAGGGTTACCTTTTTTCACGTCCGTTGCCGAGTGCTGCGGTCGACGAGTATTTACGGTCAAAAATAAACTAACGCTCAATGTCATCGCCGTCAGATTGGCCGCAGCATCGTTTTGGCGATAAGGGGCAACAATTGATCAATATCAAAGTTTCATCATTAATGGCCGATATCCACGACATTTGTCATGGTTTTTTGTCTTTATTTCCGTTGAAGATCGCTTGAATGCCCTCTTTGTGGGGGTAGAATCGAGTTGTTGCGCCGCAGCAAAAATAGAGAGAAGTATATATCTC
The nucleotide sequence above comes from Betaproteobacteria bacterium. Encoded proteins:
- a CDS encoding EAL domain-containing protein, which translates into the protein MKLLAPDAARKSADTLALSTMEALFSSLDGMLFRCKVDEYWTLLAVSAGCHGLTGYRAEDLIGNPDHSLESLTHPEDRAAVRGTILAAVDTGSRYTIEYRIICRDGEEKWVLERGVGLRNSDGQPELEAYLEDITDRVVGQIHLAETELRYRSIFENSVVGMFQSTENGRYLAANQALATLYGYPTPEALISSLADISNGLYSDPRRRADFKRLVLRDGRVTDFESEIICHDGSRIWIAENAHAVRSSDGSLLYYEGTVEDITERHRYQKILQHQATHDPLTALPNRNLLNDRLEQAVRRARRQGNKVALAFVDLDNFKVINDSLGHAAGDLLLIEISQRLTSAVRDVDTVVRYGGDEFVLIMGDQTTIDDTTQLLERVQGAIREPISLAGHAVRSDCSIGVSLFPDDAEDLDGLLRVADMAMYFAKECGKGQFRFYTDELNKQAQERFALETDLRYAIENSELGVVYQPKVDTDGVVRGFEALVRWHSGVRGMVTPDRFIPLAEETGQILAIGEQVLYAACKTAAQWPMVNGNALSVAVNLSARQLREPGLLALVADALAVSGLNPECLELEITESMIMGDVEQTIRMLQSIKELGVRIAVDDFGTGYSSLSYLQRLPIDTLKIDRSFVSGCDKGGTEMAIPHAIIFIGKALNLHIVAEGVETEPEKEILALCGCNEFQGYLFSRPLPSAAVDEYLRSKIN
- the prfB gene encoding peptide chain release factor 2 (programmed frameshift), producing MNSISYKLDDLAQRVAELRRYLDYDQKRERLTLLTQEMEDPKIWDDAKRAQELGREKKTLENIVLVLEEVQAGLDDGRELFDMGKDDGDEETLLSVESDNAKLEAKVAALEFRRMFNNPMDPSPCFLEIQAGAGGTEAQDWASMLLRMYLKFGEKKGFTVEVMEESEGEVAGIKGATVKFTGDYAYGTLRTETGIHRLVRKSPFDSAARRHTSFTSVFVFPEVDDSIEININPADVRTDTYRASGAGGQHINKTDSAVRLTHVPTGIVVQCQNDRSQHRNRDEAWQMLRARIYEHELRKQQAEQQKLEDAKSDIGWGHQIRSYVLDQSRIKDLRTNHETGNTQGVLDGDLDPFIEASLKQGV
- a CDS encoding nitrate- and nitrite sensing domain-containing protein gives rise to the protein MTWIIYLMCLIALVIAGVTVTIAVRHRRLEDANSMDQTLGACQSLLKLTNHLQQHRGMSTAWLAGDKGFILRLDRKAGEIEIAIPELRDVARTEGSKPHPCFTLNELGLFQFNWTTLKEKLPTLSVEQSIAQHSFLIDQLLHWLAAIGESRVEMLLGERSGRALVRNYTIRLPALTECLGQARALGMSVATRRGCSAVTRVRLMFLVARAEALLNQALEAGGHGQQAEKTMLAVQQMARVIRTRMLLSSGVTVAAQDYFELASVAIDQVFAWIADSGVLLRQSAAQQGNHAAVEVRHA